In a genomic window of Salmo trutta chromosome 32, fSalTru1.1, whole genome shotgun sequence:
- the LOC115171168 gene encoding phospholipase A2, whose translation MPAIYRILLLFSVVIASMALQSPPRTKRGLLELAGVIKCSTGRSALAYMMYGCYCGLGGQGWPRDKADWCCHKHDCCYGDAEIAGCQTKTRKYQWTCEDRTAECDDLKDKCEKILCKCDREAAKCLRKAPFIRKYAMWPDFLCGCTLPTCNIY comes from the exons TGGTAATAGCCTCTATGGCACTGCAGAGCCCCCCACGGACTAAGAGAGGGCTACTGGAGCTGGCAGGGGTCATCAAGTGCAGCACAGGCAGATCAGCCCTGGCTTATATGATGTATGGCTGCTACTGTGGACTGGGGGGCCAGGGCTGGCCCAGGGATAAAGCAGACTG GTGCTGTCACAAACATGACTGCTGCTACGGAGATGCAGAAATTGCTGGTTGCCAAACCAAGACAAGAAAGTATCAATGGACATGTGAAGACAGGACTGCAGAATGTG ATGACCTCAAGGACAAATGTGAGAAGATTCTCTGCAAATGTGACAGGGAGGCAGCCAAATGCTTGAGAAAAGCACCTTTCATCCGGAAATATGCTATGTGGCCAGACTTTCTCTGTGGGTGTACACTGCCGACGTGTAATATCTACTGA